The following is a genomic window from Leptotrichia trevisanii DSM 22070.
TTGAATCCATAACATTAATTATCACATCAACTTTTTCATTTAGCAAAAAATCTCTTGAAACACGTTCTTCAGGAGTATTTATTGACAAATTGTAAATTCCCGGCAAATCGATAAGTTTTATATCTTCATTGCCTATCTTAAAAGAAACTTCTTTTTTTTCTATTGTTACACCCGGCCAGTTTCCTATCTTTAAACTTGCATGCGAGATTTGGTTAATCAGGGCGGTTTTTCCTACGTTGGGATTTCCAACAAATGCTACATTTATCATTTTACCACCTCAATTTGAATGTGATTTGCTAAATTTGTACTAATTACGATTTTAGTTTCCACTGTTTTTATGAGAATATTTCCATTGGCAATATTTTCGATTGTACAGGCATCTCCTCTACAAACCCCAAGACTCAATAAACGTGTGTCCAATTTCCTCTCATCAATATCTTTTAACAAAAATTTCTCTCCAACTTTTCCTTCCACTAAAGTCATTTTGGTTCATCTCCTCTCATTATTATGTAATATTTATTGATTTTCCGATTTTCAAAAATATATTATATAAAAATTATTTTAAAGCTAAATTCAATATTATGTAATTTTATTAATTTTAGATTGAAGAACTTTCATATATATTCAAAATAATTCTGAAATACACTTTGAAATAATTCCAAAAGTGTAGTAAATACTGTGAAAACCGAACATTTTAATTACCAAACTAATTTTATACCTTTTTAAAAAATAATGCAAGTTTTTTTCTCTTTAAAAAAAGCTAAAGGAAATAAATAAAAAGGTAGGGAAACTTTGGTTTTTAGAGAAGTTCCTGCTTTACTTTATTTATATCAAATACTTGTTTTTAATATATGAAATTCATTTTTAGGTATTATGATTTAAACTGAATTATGGTTATTAATCGATTCTGAATATTCTTTTCCCCAGCTGCACAAAACCTTTAATACAAGTTCAATGGAGTTGACTATTTCAGTTAAAGAATATTCAACTTTTGGCGGACTTCGGCATAAATAATTTTTTTTATTATATAAGTTTCATAAAATTTTTAAATTCCATTTTCCACTTGGTATATTTATTCCCAGCTTCATTGGGCATATATTTGAAGCTGATTTTGTTTTTGACATATTTCTTAAAAAATATCAAAAAAGATACTTTATATTAAATTGTACCAATTATAAAGGTATGTTACACTTTATTATATCAAAAGTAATAATTGAACGAAAGGGTGAATAAATATGATAATAGATAGTCATGAATACTTAATGTTGCCAACTGAATTGCAAATAGAAAAATGGATAAGGCAGGAGTAGACAAGGCAATACTTTTTACAACGACGCCACATCCTGAAAAAGCCAAAATATTAGATGAGTTTAAAAATAAAATGTAAATTTTATTTAAAATTTTAGAGGGAGAAAATTCTCTTGAAGCAAATGAAAAGCAACTGAAAAAAGATATTTCTGATTTGGTGGAAGTAATAAAAATGTCTGTTTAGTTTTGATTTTCCTTATGGCAATTCATTTCTGGCTAGACAAATGATAGAATATTTAAGTCCATCCAAAGAAGTGACAGATAAAATGCTTGGAGAAAATATTATAAAATTATTGAAGCTGTAAAAAAAATCAAAATTTGAAATTATAATTGTATAAACAAAAATTGTTTTAAATGTTAAATTATATTTATTTCAATATTATAAAATATCAAAAAATGTACTAAAAATCAATACTCATTAATTTTTTTTTATAAATTTCTTATAAAATACTTGCAAATCTAAAAAAATGTGGTACACTCATAATATGAAGTTGTTCACTTTTAATTTTAGTAAAATAACTCTTAGTGATAATTAAAGATGTTAAAATTTTATCAAAGTGAAAACAAAAAAATAAATTTTATTTAAAAGGAGGTTCAAAATGGTAGGAATTATCGTTGCAAGTCATGGTGAATTTGCGGCTGGTATAAAGCAGTCGGCTTCAATGATTCTAGGTGAGGCGGAATTGCTGGAATCAGTTGTATTTATGCCAAGTGAAGGACCAGATGACTTATATAAAAAAATTCAAGATGCCATTGCTAAACTAGGAACTGAAGAAGTTCTATTTTTAGTTGACTTATGGGGAGGAAGCCCTTTCAACCAATCAAATCGTTTCTTTGAAGAAGCACCTGAAAAAAGAGCAATTGTAGCAGGACTTAACTTGCCAATGCTTTTAGCAGCTTTATCAGAAAGAGAAGATTTAAATACAGCTCATGAAGTAGCGAAAGCTATTGTTCCAGAAGGAAGAGATCAAGTTAAGGTTCGTCCTGAAGAATTACAGCCTAAAGAAGCGGTAGCAAAAGCAGCAGCTAATGATGACATGCCAAAAGGAGCAATTCCAGAAGGAACAGTTATCGGAGATGGAAAAATAAAATTTGTTCTAGCCCGTATTGACACACGTCTGTTACACGGACAAGTTGCAACAAGCTGGACAAAAGCAACAAATCCAAATAGAATAATCGTAGTTTCAGACACAGTTTCAAAAGATGAATTACGTAAAAAACTAATCGAACAGGCAGCACCTCCAGGTGTACGTGCACACGTTATTCCGCTTGACAAATTAGTAGAAGTTTCAAAAGATCCAAGATTTGGAAATACAAAAGCGTTATTACTATTTGAAAATCCTCAGGATGCACTTTATGTAATTGAAAAAGGTGTGGACATTAAAGAGCTAAATGTGGGATCAATGGCACATACTGTTGGAAAAATTATGGTAAATAATGTACTTTCAATGGATCAGAACGATGTTGACACTTACAAGAAACTTAGAGATTTAGGTGTTCAATTTGATGTAAGAAAAGTTGCTGCTGACAAGAGAGCAGACTTATTTAAACTAATTTCAGAAAAACAAAATGAAGGATTAAAACTTTAATTTTAGGAGGTTATTATGGATTTTAATATTTTATCAATTATTTTAATATTAATCGTCGCATTTCTAGCAGGAATGGAAGGAATCCTAGATCAGTTCCAATTCCATCAGCCAATTATTGCTTGTTCATTAGTTGGGGTTGCTACAGGACGTATTGGAGAATGTATTATTTTAGGAGGAGCATTACAGTTAATTGCTCTAGGTTGGGCTAATATAGGAGCGGCAGTTGCTCCAGATGCGGCTCTTGCCTCTGTAGCTTCAGCTATTATTTTTGTTAAAGCAGGTAATTTTACTCCTGACGGACGTAACGTTGCGATTGCGGCAGCAATTACACTAGCTACAGTTGGTTTAGTTTTAACTATGGTTGTTCGTACTTTATCAGTGGTTATTGTTCACCAAGCTGATAGGGAAGCGGAAAAAGGTAATTTCAAAGGTGTGGAATTATGGCATATGGTAGCCCTTGCTTGTCAAGGTTTACGTATTGCAATTCCAGCAGGATTACTTTTATTTATACCTTCTGAAATTATTCAAGGTGCATTAGGTTCATTACCAGCATGGTTTACTGAAGGAATGACTATCGGTGGTGGATTCGTTGTAGCAGTGGGATATGCAATGGTTATCAATTTGATGGCAAATAAAGAAGTATGGCCATTCTTCTTCCTAGGTTTTGCATTAGCACCAGTAAATCAACTTACATTGATTGCAACAGGAATTATCGGTGTGTGTGCAGCTATTATTTACTTAAATGTTACAAATAACAAAGGTAACGGTGGCGGAGATGGAGGTTCAGCTTCTTCTGGAGATCCGTTAGGTGACATTTTAAATGACTATTAATATAAGGGAGGAATAGGAAATGGCAGAAAAGAATAAAATAAAATTAGAAAAATCAGAACGTTTTAGTATAATGTTACGTTCACAATTTCTTCAAGGTTCTTGGAACTATGAACGTATGCAAAATGGAGGATGGGCTTATGCTATAATTCCTGCATTGAAAAAATTATATCCAAATAAAGATGATGCTTCAGCGGCATTAAAAAGACATTTGGAGTTCTTTAATACTCACCCATACATTGCTGCACCAATTTTAGGAGTAACTCTTGCTTTAGAAGAAGAAAGAGCTAACGGGGCTCCAGTTGATGATGCAGCTATTCAAGGGGTAAAAGTTGGAATGATGGGGCCACTTGCTGGAATTGGAGATCCTGTATTCTGGTTTACAGTACGTCCAATTTTAGGAGCGATTGCAGCCTCACTTGCAACAAGTGGTTCAGTTGTTGCACCGTTGTTCTTTTTCATTTTTTGGAATGCAATCCGTATGGCTTTCTTATGGTATACTCAAGAATTTGGTTATCAAAAAGGAGCAGAAATTACAAAAGATTTATCAGGTGGTTTGTTACAAACTATTACAAAAGGTGCATCAATTTTAGGAATGTTCGTTATGGGAATCTTGGTTCAACGTTGGACTTCAATTAATT
Proteins encoded in this region:
- a CDS encoding PTS sugar transporter subunit IIB, translating into MVGIIVASHGEFAAGIKQSASMILGEAELLESVVFMPSEGPDDLYKKIQDAIAKLGTEEVLFLVDLWGGSPFNQSNRFFEEAPEKRAIVAGLNLPMLLAALSEREDLNTAHEVAKAIVPEGRDQVKVRPEELQPKEAVAKAAANDDMPKGAIPEGTVIGDGKIKFVLARIDTRLLHGQVATSWTKATNPNRIIVVSDTVSKDELRKKLIEQAAPPGVRAHVIPLDKLVEVSKDPRFGNTKALLLFENPQDALYVIEKGVDIKELNVGSMAHTVGKIMVNNVLSMDQNDVDTYKKLRDLGVQFDVRKVAADKRADLFKLISEKQNEGLKL
- a CDS encoding PTS mannose/fructose/sorbose transporter subunit IIC, with the translated sequence MDFNILSIILILIVAFLAGMEGILDQFQFHQPIIACSLVGVATGRIGECIILGGALQLIALGWANIGAAVAPDAALASVASAIIFVKAGNFTPDGRNVAIAAAITLATVGLVLTMVVRTLSVVIVHQADREAEKGNFKGVELWHMVALACQGLRIAIPAGLLLFIPSEIIQGALGSLPAWFTEGMTIGGGFVVAVGYAMVINLMANKEVWPFFFLGFALAPVNQLTLIATGIIGVCAAIIYLNVTNNKGNGGGDGGSASSGDPLGDILNDY
- a CDS encoding FeoA family protein, yielding MTLVEGKVGEKFLLKDIDERKLDTRLLSLGVCRGDACTIENIANGNILIKTVETKIVISTNLANHIQIEVVK
- a CDS encoding PTS system mannose/fructose/sorbose family transporter subunit IID produces the protein MAEKNKIKLEKSERFSIMLRSQFLQGSWNYERMQNGGWAYAIIPALKKLYPNKDDASAALKRHLEFFNTHPYIAAPILGVTLALEEERANGAPVDDAAIQGVKVGMMGPLAGIGDPVFWFTVRPILGAIAASLATSGSVVAPLFFFIFWNAIRMAFLWYTQEFGYQKGAEITKDLSGGLLQTITKGASILGMFVMGILVQRWTSINFPMIVSKVPLSKGAYVEFPKEAVNGEQLQKILGDLASGVSLTPEKVTTLQDNLNQLVPGLAALLLTFLCMWLLKKKVSPILIIFGLFAVGILGHLVGIF